Part of the Bacillus cabrialesii genome is shown below.
AGGAAGAACCCGTAGTTGTTTCGGCCGCTTCCGTGTCCGGTGCAGAGGAAGCCATCACAAAGCCGATTCTCGTTTACAGCACAGGCTGTTCGTATCGTGAGACGCTTGAAAAATGGCTGCGCTCTGTCGGCGTCACACAGCCGGTCATTATGGAATTTGGCACCCTTGAAGCGATTATCGGCGGAGTTACAGCAGGTCTTGGCATTTCTTTGCTGCCGAGAACGGTTGTGCAGAAACACGAGGCTGAAGGGTCGATTCGATTGTACCCGCTGCCTGAAGCCCTCAGACAGATGAAAACAGAATTTATTGTCCGAAAAGACTCGTTTATCAGCAGCGCGCTGCGGACCTTTATGGATTCATTTGCGCCAGATAAAAAGGCGGCATCACAAAAAAGCAGTCTGCTGTGATTGGCAGGCTGCTTTTTTAGCTATTGTTTGTTTCGATGCGCTTCATTTAATTCCTTAATATGCTGAATGATATCTTTAATGCCCTGCTTCGCGTCAGGATATGTCGCATTCCAATGCTTGGCGAGCGGCGGCATGCTTTTGGCTATATGCGTGTACAAAATCCATTGCTTCACTTCTTCTTTTAGCTCATTGTTTGATTCACCAAGCAGAAGCTCAGTATATTTCTCCAGCAATCCATCCAGCTGCTCCTGAAGTTTTTGTTCCATTTTCCATCTTCCTTTCGAAAAAAAACAGCAAGGAGCTTTCTCAGGGTGAAAGCTCCTTTCGCTGGCGTTATTTATCCATGTGATGTGAAAGCCGCTTCCTGGACAATGCATCTGCCCTTGCCATGAGGGATGCAAAGAGGCGTTCCAAACAGCGGGTCCTGTGTGACCTGACAGTTCATAGAAAACACATTTTGCACAAGATCACAAGTAATGACCTCTTCCGGACGGCCTTCAGCATAAATACGTTTATCTTTTATGGCCACAAGATGATGCGCATAGCGGCACGCCAAGTTTAAATCATGGAGAACCATGACAATCGTCCGTTCTTCCTTTTCATTCAATTCAAACAGCAAATCAAGAATTTCTATTTGGTGCGTCATGTCTAAATAGGTTGTCGGCTCATCCAAAAGGATAATATCCGTTTCCTGCGCAAGCGTCATCGCGATCCAAGCCCGCTGGCGCTGTCCGCCTGACAAAGAATCGACGGCGCGGTCAGCCATGTCCTCAAGCTTTGTTGCTTTTAGCGCTCTTTCAACTGCTGCCTCATCCTCTTTTGACCACTGCTTCAGCCAGTTTTGGTAAGGATATCTTCCTTGCTTCACCAGCTGATGCACCGTCAGCCCCTCTGGAGCCGAAGGCCCCTGCGGCAGGATAGCGAGCTCTTTTGCGACTTCCTTTGTCGGAAGCTTGGCAATCGCTCTTCCTTCCAGCAGCACTGAACCGCCTCTTGGCTTCATCAGGCGAGCTAATGAACGTAAAAGTGTCGATTTTCCGCAGCCGTTGCTGCCAATAAATACGGTAATTTCACCTTTGGGAATTGTTAAATTCAACTCATCAATAATAACGGCATCCCCGTATCCTAAGCTCAGCGTTTCTGTAGAAATTGCACTCATACCCATAACCGCTCCTTTTTGCTGGCTTTTTAGCAGCACTATGTATTGCACGTTTTCTATCTACATGCGTTTTAAGTCAATTGTCATCAATGCAAGTGATTCGATATTCAGCCATTTGATATGGTCATATATCCCTCATTGTAGCAGAAAACATTGACTTTGAAAATCATTTTCAATTAGTTTCTTGGACATAATTGACGTATATGGGTTTTTTATCACATGGTTATTTCTTTATTTCTCTTACTGAGCCGTTCTTCAGCTTCAGCTTTAAGTCGATATGATCATAATGGCTGTCCAGATTAAATGCTGCCAGCACACTGTGTATCACTTCTGTTTCAGCCATTTGGTCTGTCACGGAAAGCTCGCCCAGGATCATTTTCATTTCATCTAATGCTTCTTCTCCCTCCTGATTGACGCCGGAGAGTTTATCCTGTATTTCCGCTGTTTCCTGAGTCCCATTTTTTGTATAGATTCCTTCATACCGATTATGCTCACCATCTCCGTAGCTCACGCGAAGCGAGAAATTGCTGTAAGGAACGGACTTCAGTTGAGTGACGGCTGTATTTTCTCCTTCTGCCTGCTGCTGTTCCTCATTGAGACGGCAGCCCGCAATCAGAACCACTGCGAGACAAACAGCCCCGGCTGCTCTGATCAAATGCATATGTTTCCCCCCTGTAGGATTCCATTTGTTTTAGGTATATCCAGAGAATGAAATCCTCATTCAGAGAAGAATTGAAAAAGCCGAG
Proteins encoded:
- a CDS encoding ABC transporter ATP-binding protein, whose product is MGMSAISTETLSLGYGDAVIIDELNLTIPKGEITVFIGSNGCGKSTLLRSLARLMKPRGGSVLLEGRAIAKLPTKEVAKELAILPQGPSAPEGLTVHQLVKQGRYPYQNWLKQWSKEDEAAVERALKATKLEDMADRAVDSLSGGQRQRAWIAMTLAQETDIILLDEPTTYLDMTHQIEILDLLFELNEKEERTIVMVLHDLNLACRYAHHLVAIKDKRIYAEGRPEEVITCDLVQNVFSMNCQVTQDPLFGTPLCIPHGKGRCIVQEAAFTSHG
- a CDS encoding YusW family protein, translated to MHLIRAAGAVCLAVVLIAGCRLNEEQQQAEGENTAVTQLKSVPYSNFSLRVSYGDGEHNRYEGIYTKNGTQETAEIQDKLSGVNQEGEEALDEMKMILGELSVTDQMAETEVIHSVLAAFNLDSHYDHIDLKLKLKNGSVREIKK